A single genomic interval of Terriglobus albidus harbors:
- the murJ gene encoding murein biosynthesis integral membrane protein MurJ: MTRPKLLRWLHWLKPGATHSAFSASLLLMAGSVMSSGVFALIRQKLIAHLFGATNATDAYIGAFELPDMVYYFLIGGVASSTFVSLLSGYRERGEEAEGDRALSVILNTMILALGAGIVAAEFFAPWYVSVKFPHFDAPTAALCVNLTRILLPAQLFFFAGGVFGSKLMVRKVFLFQALTPSIYNLGIICGALVLHSRIGVHSLAVGAVAGVFCGMFLLNVFGARREGMRWQPVFDFRHPALLQWLKLAAPLMIGQSLTTWDQWIRTYFASQGVGDITRLAFAKQLFNSPMNILGPAAGAASLPFFASLYSQGKLEEFAKAVNRAVTRLMAVSLLAAGWMIALAGPLVDVTLRGGRMDEASARMTAWFFTIFCLSLFLWTTQSLYVRAFYAAGNTFTPMLSGTIVTAVSMPVYWLLFHRLGVEGLAWASNAGILLHTIALVVLLQHNKLTPVSGLEFGELGRALLASVIGWGTIATGLHALPALQGHIQNLSAIAGASALWLGIVLLVLKATGSRLPGQILGRFVR; this comes from the coding sequence ATGACACGCCCTAAGCTGCTCCGCTGGCTCCACTGGCTGAAACCGGGCGCCACACACTCAGCTTTCTCCGCGTCCCTGCTGCTTATGGCCGGCAGCGTGATGAGCAGCGGCGTTTTTGCTCTGATTCGGCAGAAGCTCATCGCCCATCTCTTCGGCGCCACCAATGCCACGGATGCCTATATCGGCGCCTTCGAGCTCCCGGACATGGTGTACTACTTCCTGATCGGGGGTGTCGCCTCTTCTACCTTTGTCAGCCTGCTCAGCGGTTACCGGGAACGCGGTGAAGAGGCCGAAGGCGACCGCGCCCTCTCCGTGATTCTGAATACCATGATCCTGGCACTGGGCGCAGGCATCGTTGCCGCCGAGTTCTTTGCGCCCTGGTACGTCTCGGTCAAGTTTCCGCACTTCGACGCTCCCACGGCTGCGTTGTGCGTCAACCTGACCCGCATCCTTTTGCCGGCACAGCTCTTCTTTTTTGCGGGCGGCGTCTTTGGTTCGAAGCTGATGGTGCGGAAGGTCTTTCTCTTCCAGGCACTCACACCCAGCATCTACAACCTGGGCATTATCTGTGGAGCTCTCGTGCTGCACAGCCGCATCGGCGTGCACTCTCTGGCGGTCGGCGCTGTCGCGGGCGTCTTTTGCGGCATGTTTCTGCTCAACGTCTTTGGAGCCAGGCGGGAAGGCATGCGCTGGCAGCCTGTATTCGACTTCCGCCATCCCGCGCTGCTGCAGTGGCTCAAGCTTGCGGCGCCTCTCATGATCGGCCAGTCTCTTACAACCTGGGACCAGTGGATCCGCACTTACTTCGCCTCTCAGGGAGTCGGCGACATTACTCGTCTGGCCTTTGCGAAACAGCTCTTCAACTCGCCGATGAACATCCTTGGGCCGGCCGCCGGAGCAGCTTCTCTTCCCTTCTTTGCGTCGCTCTACAGCCAGGGCAAGCTGGAAGAATTTGCCAAGGCCGTCAATCGCGCCGTGACTCGCCTGATGGCTGTCTCTTTACTGGCTGCCGGTTGGATGATCGCCCTGGCCGGCCCGCTGGTAGACGTCACCCTGCGCGGCGGACGCATGGATGAGGCCAGTGCGAGGATGACAGCGTGGTTCTTCACCATCTTCTGTCTCTCTCTTTTTTTGTGGACCACGCAGAGCCTGTACGTGCGGGCATTTTATGCTGCCGGCAATACGTTCACGCCTATGCTCTCCGGCACGATCGTCACGGCGGTCTCCATGCCCGTGTACTGGTTGCTCTTTCATCGCCTGGGCGTTGAAGGCCTGGCGTGGGCTTCGAATGCCGGCATCCTGCTGCATACCATTGCGCTGGTTGTGCTGCTTCAACACAACAAGCTCACTCCCGTCTCCGGCCTGGAGTTCGGTGAGCTCGGACGAGCCCTCTTGGCCTCTGTCATCGGCTGGGGAACCATCGCCACCGGCTTGCATGCGCTGCCGGCATTGCAGGGCCACATTCAAAATCTTTCTGCAATTGCTGGAGCCAGTGCCCTGTGGCTTGGTATCGTTCTCCTTGTCCTGAAGGCAACTGGCTCTCGCCTGCCAGGACAGATTCTCGGAAGGTTTGTGCGCTAG
- a CDS encoding DUF3142 domain-containing protein, which produces MRRAALLFPALLALALKGDSLPAHRAPVTPARAPVIMLWAWERPEDLRTLSPDIAGVAFLAQRVFLNDGVHSIPRHQPIRVPESIYAVAVTRIEIRPGFRDTEAMRAQTAAAIVQTATLADINGLQIDFDATPAQRAFYTDVLQRVRAATPASMSLTMTALVSWCAESDGWLHTLPVDQAIPMHFRLGVHIGYFATREPLCVASVGLSTDESQEYPATRPRQVYLFSPKPWTEAELGQINQNLLPKAE; this is translated from the coding sequence CGCACTCGCTCTGAAAGGCGACAGCCTTCCGGCACATCGTGCACCGGTTACACCCGCTCGTGCCCCGGTCATCATGCTCTGGGCATGGGAGAGGCCGGAAGACCTGCGTACCCTTTCTCCGGATATCGCCGGCGTCGCCTTCCTCGCCCAACGAGTCTTTCTCAACGATGGCGTGCATAGTATTCCCCGCCATCAGCCCATCCGCGTTCCTGAAAGCATCTATGCCGTCGCAGTCACACGGATCGAGATACGTCCGGGCTTCCGTGATACCGAAGCCATGCGCGCGCAAACCGCAGCAGCCATCGTCCAGACCGCCACACTTGCGGATATCAACGGCCTGCAGATCGACTTCGACGCCACGCCGGCGCAGCGTGCCTTCTATACCGACGTCCTGCAGCGCGTGCGCGCAGCTACGCCCGCGAGTATGTCCCTGACAATGACCGCACTCGTAAGCTGGTGCGCCGAGAGCGACGGCTGGCTGCATACGCTTCCTGTCGATCAGGCGATCCCTATGCACTTCCGCCTGGGCGTGCATATCGGCTACTTCGCGACGCGCGAACCGTTGTGTGTTGCCTCCGTGGGCCTCTCTACCGATGAGTCGCAGGAGTATCCTGCAACGCGCCCTCGGCAGGTTTATCTCTTCTCTCCCAAACCCTGGACCGAGGCTGAGCTCGGCCAGATTAACCAGAACCTCCTACCGAAAGCAGAGTAA
- a CDS encoding prephenate dehydrogenase encodes MNSLLIVGTGLIGASTGLALKAAGFSGRITGFDLSAAELLIAHESGAIDEVVSTREAATEAARRSDVVLLAVPVFAILDWMTILAPVLKPGQLVTDTGSTKVQIADVARRLFPGVAGPRFLPGHPMAGKESGGAAIAEAGLYQGAVWIFTPVDAESTAEETAWREWMSAIGTKVMDLEPARHDQLLAWVSHLPQMVSTALSALLEDTFGDDPDLRAIGGRALREMTRLGSSPYSMWRDVAMTNTAPLANSLLALEQRLQHLREHLRTPELREEFQRANKFREPR; translated from the coding sequence GTGAACTCCCTTCTCATTGTCGGTACCGGGTTGATCGGCGCCTCCACGGGATTGGCGCTGAAGGCTGCGGGATTTTCCGGCCGTATCACCGGCTTCGATCTCAGTGCGGCGGAGCTGCTCATCGCCCACGAGTCAGGCGCGATCGACGAGGTTGTCTCCACTCGCGAGGCCGCGACTGAGGCTGCACGGAGGAGCGATGTGGTGCTGTTGGCCGTGCCGGTGTTCGCCATCCTGGACTGGATGACGATTCTGGCTCCGGTGCTGAAGCCGGGCCAGCTGGTGACCGATACCGGAAGCACGAAGGTACAGATCGCCGATGTTGCCCGGAGGCTGTTTCCAGGGGTTGCGGGGCCGCGCTTTCTGCCCGGACATCCCATGGCCGGCAAAGAGTCCGGCGGAGCCGCGATTGCGGAGGCAGGGCTCTATCAGGGAGCCGTGTGGATCTTTACGCCGGTCGATGCGGAGTCGACGGCGGAGGAGACCGCGTGGCGCGAGTGGATGTCTGCGATTGGGACGAAGGTGATGGACCTGGAGCCGGCAAGGCACGATCAGTTGCTGGCATGGGTCTCACATCTGCCACAGATGGTCTCGACTGCGTTGTCGGCACTGCTGGAGGATACCTTCGGTGATGACCCGGACCTACGAGCCATCGGAGGACGCGCGTTGCGCGAGATGACGCGGCTGGGAAGCTCGCCGTACAGCATGTGGCGCGATGTGGCCATGACCAATACGGCGCCGCTGGCGAACTCGCTGCTGGCGCTGGAGCAGCGGCTGCAGCACTTGAGGGAGCATCTGCGCACGCCGGAGCTGAGGGAAGAGTTCCAGCGGGCGAATAAATTTCGTGAGCCGCGGTGA
- a CDS encoding EAL domain-containing protein — MKPASNTRKIALAIVLCSVALLLPIWASLQLSWIQSELNERNDGFEYVHDILRRAEETADQVSHAVERINSSHLPPCSEQERDLMRDIDLESDYTQAIGRIANNIIICSSLDNNEPIYLGKPDLVTENGVGEYFHVLLTRNKQHPLNVFAKDGVAVITDPDLPLDVSLNDNDISLALLVPSANGQQVLASRGNRIDPHWVRSLPKGEERTYNKDGYMVMAARSSRYDLAVLVASPQERIDRRVRHFALLFVPIGVLCGVSLIWATMYLARLRSSFDNRLKAAVRRREFYVEYQPVVDLKSRRWTGAEALVRWRTDNTTVRPDHFIPLAEERHLIHLITEQVISLIAEDLPRILKIDPAFRVAINLSPDDLRTQSTVEMLRSLLALEGVCPGNLEVEATERAFVEDQKISRVLEQIRSLGIQVAIDDFGIGYSSLSRIHSFRFDILKIDKTFVDTIGTEGAARGVMLPIIDIARSLDLHIVAEGVEREEQARFLQAYGIERAQGWLFSAPLSAAALSKELRERSHEAVECKE; from the coding sequence ATGAAGCCGGCGTCGAACACCAGAAAGATTGCTTTGGCGATCGTGCTTTGCTCGGTAGCGCTGCTGCTGCCGATCTGGGCATCACTGCAGTTGTCCTGGATACAAAGCGAACTCAACGAGCGGAATGACGGTTTCGAATATGTCCACGACATCCTGCGCCGCGCGGAAGAAACCGCCGATCAGGTCTCCCATGCCGTTGAACGGATCAACTCCAGCCATCTTCCACCTTGTTCCGAACAGGAACGGGACCTGATGCGCGACATCGACCTGGAGTCGGACTACACCCAGGCCATCGGCCGTATTGCCAACAACATCATCATCTGCAGCTCTCTCGACAACAATGAGCCCATCTACCTGGGAAAGCCAGATCTGGTCACAGAGAACGGCGTCGGAGAGTACTTCCACGTCCTGCTGACACGGAATAAGCAGCATCCGTTGAATGTTTTTGCGAAAGATGGCGTCGCGGTCATCACCGATCCGGACCTGCCTCTGGATGTCTCTCTGAACGATAACGACATCAGTCTCGCTCTGCTCGTTCCCTCGGCCAATGGCCAGCAGGTCCTCGCCTCCCGAGGCAACCGGATCGATCCCCACTGGGTGCGTTCGCTGCCCAAGGGTGAAGAGCGCACTTATAACAAGGATGGTTACATGGTCATGGCCGCCCGCTCTTCCCGGTATGACCTCGCCGTCCTCGTAGCCTCGCCTCAAGAACGAATCGATCGCAGGGTGCGCCATTTTGCCCTGCTGTTTGTACCGATTGGCGTGCTATGCGGCGTAAGTCTGATCTGGGCAACCATGTACCTGGCGCGGCTCCGCTCTTCCTTCGACAACCGTCTGAAGGCAGCGGTGCGCCGGCGGGAGTTCTATGTGGAGTATCAACCGGTCGTCGACCTCAAATCCAGACGCTGGACCGGAGCGGAGGCGCTTGTCCGATGGAGAACCGACAATACGACCGTGCGCCCCGATCACTTCATTCCCCTGGCCGAGGAACGCCATCTCATTCACCTGATCACCGAACAGGTCATCTCTCTCATCGCCGAAGATCTGCCACGCATCCTGAAGATTGATCCTGCCTTCAGGGTCGCTATCAACCTGTCTCCAGATGACCTGCGGACGCAGTCTACAGTCGAGATGCTGCGTTCACTCCTGGCTCTGGAAGGTGTTTGCCCCGGCAATCTGGAGGTCGAAGCTACCGAACGCGCCTTTGTCGAAGATCAGAAGATCAGCCGTGTACTGGAACAGATCCGCTCTCTCGGCATCCAGGTAGCCATTGACGATTTCGGTATCGGATATTCCAGCCTGTCGCGCATCCATTCGTTCCGCTTCGACATCCTGAAGATCGACAAAACTTTTGTGGACACCATCGGAACCGAAGGCGCCGCCAGAGGTGTGATGCTGCCCATCATCGACATCGCTCGATCGCTCGATCTGCATATCGTCGCGGAAGGAGTCGAACGGGAAGAGCAGGCGCGATTCCTGCAGGCCTACGGCATCGAGCGAGCACAGGGATGGCTCTTTTCAGCTCCGCTCTCCGCTGCAGCCCTGTCGAAAGAGCTTCGGGAACGATCGCACGAAGCTGTTGAATGCAAAGAATAA
- the iscX gene encoding Fe-S cluster assembly protein IscX gives MPREIEWSDAEEIGIQLQEKFPDLDPLTVRFTDLHKFVTELPDFVGDPMKSTEGLLEAIQMAWYEEYKDAQ, from the coding sequence ATGCCTCGCGAAATCGAATGGTCTGACGCCGAAGAGATCGGTATCCAGCTTCAGGAGAAGTTTCCCGACCTGGACCCCCTCACCGTCCGCTTTACGGACCTGCACAAGTTTGTCACGGAGCTGCCCGATTTCGTGGGCGATCCGATGAAGTCGACCGAAGGTCTGCTGGAGGCGATCCAGATGGCCTGGTATGAGGAGTACAAGGACGCCCAGTAA
- a CDS encoding MerR family transcriptional regulator, which yields MALGEARKKTMPGKPDKIPDKLYFRIGEVARLCGVPAYVLRFWESEFPNLKPNKGGTGQRLYRRRDVEMALRIKQLLYDEGYTIAGARQAFKTEQRQKDAPATLFRVEETTDRSKMDSIRREVRSLVEMLSQPPVGPPTTTKRRASGRKASKNPEDSEKHNTTDRLF from the coding sequence ATGGCCCTGGGTGAAGCGCGAAAGAAGACGATGCCGGGAAAGCCGGACAAGATTCCGGACAAGCTGTACTTCCGCATCGGCGAAGTTGCGCGCCTGTGTGGCGTGCCGGCCTATGTCCTGCGCTTCTGGGAGAGCGAGTTCCCCAACCTGAAGCCCAATAAGGGCGGTACCGGCCAACGCCTCTACCGCCGCCGCGATGTGGAAATGGCGCTGCGCATCAAGCAGCTCCTCTACGATGAGGGCTATACCATCGCCGGCGCCCGGCAGGCCTTCAAGACCGAGCAGCGTCAGAAAGACGCTCCGGCGACGCTCTTCCGCGTGGAAGAGACCACAGACCGAAGCAAGATGGACAGCATCCGGCGCGAGGTTCGCTCCCTGGTGGAGATGCTCTCTCAGCCCCCGGTAGGCCCTCCAACGACGACCAAACGCCGCGCTTCCGGACGTAAAGCCTCGAAGAATCCTGAGGATTCCGAGAAACACAACACAACAGACCGTTTATTCTGA